The following are encoded in a window of Oscillatoria salina IIICB1 genomic DNA:
- a CDS encoding glutamate-cysteine ligase family protein, translating to MLNRKIGLEFEFPAINLSDGKMIDRSQIKKVWDELGKNFDYQTYYDPATKQPVGVLYKDEDGRIVIVDTDVSVGLVEFGFNPFYTLHDCYENMVKILKNFLPYFHNNGIGLLSTTFHPKTPNFYPDLKTEKVWYRVLLKHLNHYLGSNYAAHQVCIDVSYEELMPLTNSLLALSSIFIALFANSSVGENKIFQNHDEREYRWDFWPSNHPNRLQLPSRKFASFTEYLKYNFEVPFVAVKRPNSFCIVEDEVSNFEYLVKDNWKAFDVIDTEYKFLEPTINDVNEMNQYIFLKTRIKYFFKKQSSLSDLLKNYKENTFDDFAKVNLEKLYLENRSIDAQNWDEIMAPSAFILGLIENLPQTKKVVDSQPWEYWLELRKRTIKSSLKVEEAVLISQELLEISKQGLVKRNMGEEVYLDSIARNLKDQKSPAMKAIEEYQDRGIDGYIKNRLINL from the coding sequence ATGTTAAATAGAAAAATTGGTTTAGAATTTGAATTTCCAGCAATTAATCTAAGTGATGGTAAAATGATCGACCGCTCCCAAATCAAAAAAGTTTGGGACGAATTAGGAAAAAACTTTGATTATCAAACTTATTACGATCCTGCAACTAAGCAGCCTGTAGGAGTTTTATACAAAGATGAAGATGGCAGGATCGTGATTGTCGATACTGACGTCAGTGTTGGTTTAGTTGAGTTTGGCTTTAATCCCTTTTACACTTTACATGATTGTTATGAAAATATGGTAAAAATACTCAAAAACTTTTTACCATATTTTCATAATAATGGTATTGGGTTACTATCTACTACTTTTCATCCCAAAACTCCCAATTTTTATCCCGATCTCAAAACTGAAAAAGTCTGGTATAGAGTGTTACTTAAACATCTAAATCATTATCTGGGATCTAATTACGCAGCTCATCAGGTTTGTATCGATGTAAGCTATGAAGAACTTATGCCATTGACTAACTCTCTTCTAGCTCTTTCTAGTATATTTATTGCTTTGTTTGCTAATAGTTCAGTCGGTGAAAACAAAATTTTTCAAAATCATGATGAAAGAGAATATCGTTGGGATTTTTGGCCTAGCAATCATCCGAACCGCCTGCAATTACCAAGTCGCAAATTTGCCAGTTTCACAGAATATTTAAAGTATAATTTTGAGGTTCCTTTCGTCGCTGTAAAGCGACCAAATAGTTTCTGTATTGTTGAAGATGAAGTTAGTAATTTTGAGTATTTAGTCAAAGATAATTGGAAGGCTTTTGATGTGATCGACACTGAATACAAATTTCTTGAACCTACAATTAATGATGTTAATGAAATGAATCAGTATATTTTCCTGAAAACCAGGATAAAATACTTTTTTAAAAAGCAATCTTCATTATCAGATTTATTAAAAAACTATAAGGAGAATACATTTGACGATTTTGCTAAGGTAAATCTTGAAAAATTGTATTTAGAAAATAGAAGTATAGATGCTCAAAATTGGGATGAAATTATGGCTCCTTCTGCATTTATCCTCGGTCTAATTGAAAACCTGCCTCAGACAAAAAAAGTCGTCGATAGTCAACCTTGGGAATATTGGTTGGAACTGAGAAAAAGAACGATAAAAAGTAGTCTAAAAGTAGAAGAAGCTGTTTTAATTAGTCAAGAATTATTAGAAATTTCTAAGCAAGGATTGGTAAAAAGAAATATGGGAGAAGAAGTATATCTAGATTCCATTGCTAGGAACTTAAAAGACCAAAAATCTCCAGCAATGAAAGCTATTGAAGAATATCAAGATCGCGGCATCGATGGATATATAAAAAATAGACTAATTAACTTATAA
- a CDS encoding WD40 repeat domain-containing protein, whose translation MELDRTLGVWLAGHRDYVYSLAITSDGNTLVSGSADKTIHIWNLNNGEQKAILTGHSDWIHAVAITPNDETIVSGSFDKTIKLWNLKTGAEIRTITGHQDRIYSLAITPDGKKIYSGSQDTTIKVWNLETGAEIQTITSPSDWVYSVAISPDGKTLASGCADGKIYLIDSGAIAGHRGAVTSVTITPDNQRLISSSIDETIKIWNLKTGQEIKTIKAHSDGVTSIAISHDGQKIISGGNDNSVKIWSAITGQEIHSFTGHWDAVLSVAISPDGKTIVSGSRNDVIKVWLME comes from the coding sequence ATGGAACTCGATCGAACCCTTGGCGTTTGGCTAGCAGGACATAGAGATTACGTTTATTCCTTAGCCATAACCAGCGATGGAAACACTTTAGTTAGCGGCAGTGCCGACAAAACTATTCACATTTGGAACTTAAATAATGGCGAACAAAAAGCTATTTTAACAGGTCACTCAGACTGGATTCATGCTGTCGCTATTACTCCAAACGACGAAACAATTGTCAGTGGTAGTTTCGACAAAACAATTAAACTCTGGAACCTCAAAACAGGCGCAGAAATTCGGACAATAACCGGACATCAAGACCGAATTTATTCCTTAGCAATTACTCCCGATGGCAAGAAAATTTATAGCGGTAGCCAAGATACAACTATTAAAGTCTGGAACCTCGAAACAGGCGCAGAAATTCAGACTATTACTAGCCCTTCCGACTGGGTTTACTCAGTAGCAATTAGTCCTGATGGCAAAACTTTAGCAAGTGGCTGTGCCGATGGTAAAATTTATCTAATCGATTCAGGAGCGATCGCTGGTCATCGCGGTGCAGTCACTTCTGTCACCATTACTCCAGATAATCAAAGATTGATTAGTAGTAGTATTGACGAAACAATAAAAATTTGGAACTTAAAAACAGGTCAAGAAATAAAGACAATCAAGGCGCATTCTGATGGCGTAACTTCTATTGCAATTAGTCATGACGGGCAAAAAATAATTAGTGGCGGAAACGACAACTCAGTTAAAATTTGGTCGGCAATCACAGGTCAAGAAATTCACAGCTTTACTGGTCATTGGGATGCCGTTTTATCCGTAGCAATTAGCCCCGATGGAAAGACTATTGTTAGTGGTAGTCGCAACGATGTCATTAAAGTTTGGTTGATGGAATAA
- a CDS encoding GNAT family N-acetyltransferase translates to MEIRQSTQIDIPTITQIHFQAFGEAEGREIAELVTKLFDDRTAAPLLSLVAEENGELFGHILFSKTTIVATGVQTTVESVSSRILAPLAVIPRLQKRGIGKKLIHEGLKQLRESGVELVFVLGHPGYYPRFGFVPAGNLGFEAPYPIPAEHTNAWMVQGLLAGVIERIQGKVQCSRVLNQPQYWQE, encoded by the coding sequence TTGGAAATTAGACAATCAACACAGATAGATATACCGACAATTACTCAAATCCATTTCCAAGCATTCGGTGAAGCAGAAGGTCGAGAAATTGCTGAATTGGTAACTAAATTATTCGACGATCGAACAGCAGCACCATTACTATCTTTAGTGGCGGAAGAAAATGGAGAATTGTTTGGACACATTCTCTTCAGTAAAACAACAATTGTGGCAACTGGTGTCCAGACCACGGTAGAGTCTGTGTCTAGTCGGATTCTTGCACCTTTGGCAGTTATCCCTAGGCTACAAAAGCGAGGCATTGGCAAAAAATTGATTCATGAAGGTTTGAAACAGTTAAGAGAATCGGGAGTCGAACTCGTGTTTGTCCTAGGGCATCCAGGGTACTATCCACGGTTTGGTTTTGTACCAGCAGGAAACCTAGGCTTTGAGGCTCCCTATCCGATTCCGGCAGAACATACAAATGCCTGGATGGTTCAAGGATTATTGGCAGGAGTGATTGAGCGCATTCAAGGAAAGGTTCAATGTTCAAGAGTGCTGAATCAGCCTCAGTATTGGCAAGAATAG
- a CDS encoding NUDIX hydrolase, whose product MVLGQEPPEIIQQRLFYQGRKFSFDVHRLRLPNGAEGDWECIRHPGGALAVPVTPEGKLVLVRQYRFALKGRLLEFPAGTVEVNEDPAETIQREIEEETGYRAKKWISLGKFPLAPGYSDEYIYSFLAQDLEKLQQPLNLDDDEDIEVVLLSPQEFLEAILVGEAIDAKSICSFFLARSFLETRGESFEGSVTYTS is encoded by the coding sequence ATGGTACTCGGTCAAGAACCTCCAGAAATTATTCAACAACGCTTATTCTACCAAGGTCGGAAGTTTAGTTTTGATGTCCATCGTTTGCGCTTACCGAATGGGGCTGAGGGTGACTGGGAATGTATTCGTCACCCTGGCGGTGCTTTGGCTGTGCCTGTTACACCAGAGGGTAAACTGGTTTTAGTGCGTCAGTATCGCTTTGCATTAAAAGGACGACTTTTGGAATTTCCGGCTGGTACTGTTGAAGTTAATGAAGATCCCGCAGAAACGATTCAACGGGAAATTGAAGAGGAAACGGGCTATCGTGCTAAGAAGTGGATCTCCTTGGGTAAATTTCCTCTCGCTCCAGGTTATTCTGATGAATATATTTACTCTTTTCTTGCTCAAGATTTAGAAAAGCTACAGCAGCCTTTAAATTTAGATGATGATGAAGATATTGAGGTGGTTTTACTATCTCCTCAAGAGTTTTTAGAAGCTATTTTAGTAGGGGAAGCTATTGATGCTAAATCTATTTGTAGCTTTTTTCTGGCTCGTTCTTTTTTAGAGACTAGAGGTGAAAGTTTTGAAGGTAGCGTGACTTATACCAGCTAG
- a CDS encoding BMP family protein produces MRHQNFLISFFLAILTLLLVVSCQRSPSDTETSSKVETPSNFQVAMLLSGSKEDESWSQAGYEGLRAIEKNYQAQIAYQEYVSNVDSEEVMRKYAREGYDFIIGHSGGYINSAEIVAQEFPRTKFALITTYPGNNHNLGAVGFRSGEVGYLTGLLAAMKTKSNKVAYVVGENYPVYQEEATLFKRGAEATNQSIEVFTKFLGTWTDEEKATKVALDLLAAGVDIFAFNADEAGVAAIKTVTKKEGIYVIGWTKDQYELAPDRILTSVLQDIPQLILNAATLMQQGRWEGKLYKFGLKEKIYDFAPFRGMLTPEEEAAFNTARNRVITGEIEIYP; encoded by the coding sequence ATGCGCCATCAAAATTTTTTAATTAGCTTTTTCCTGGCAATTTTAACATTATTATTGGTTGTAAGTTGCCAGCGATCGCCCTCCGATACCGAAACTTCTTCAAAGGTGGAAACTCCCAGCAACTTCCAAGTAGCAATGCTTTTAAGCGGCTCGAAAGAAGACGAAAGTTGGAGTCAAGCTGGTTACGAAGGATTGAGAGCGATTGAAAAAAACTATCAGGCTCAAATTGCCTATCAAGAGTATGTATCTAATGTTGACAGTGAAGAAGTAATGCGAAAATATGCTCGAGAAGGATATGACTTTATTATCGGTCATAGTGGTGGTTACATTAATTCTGCTGAGATTGTAGCTCAGGAATTTCCGCGGACAAAATTTGCTTTGATAACAACCTATCCAGGAAACAATCATAACTTAGGCGCTGTAGGTTTTCGCTCTGGAGAAGTCGGCTATTTAACTGGGTTGTTAGCAGCGATGAAAACCAAAAGTAATAAAGTAGCTTATGTAGTAGGAGAAAATTATCCAGTTTATCAAGAAGAAGCAACATTATTTAAACGCGGAGCAGAAGCAACTAACCAATCAATTGAAGTTTTTACTAAATTTTTAGGAACTTGGACTGATGAAGAAAAAGCAACCAAAGTTGCACTTGATTTGCTAGCTGCGGGAGTTGATATTTTCGCCTTCAATGCAGATGAAGCAGGTGTAGCTGCAATCAAAACAGTAACCAAAAAAGAGGGAATATATGTTATCGGTTGGACAAAAGATCAGTACGAACTAGCACCCGATCGCATTTTAACCAGTGTTTTGCAAGATATACCTCAGTTAATTTTAAATGCCGCGACTTTAATGCAGCAAGGGCGCTGGGAAGGGAAACTGTATAAATTTGGTCTCAAAGAGAAGATTTATGATTTTGCTCCCTTTCGGGGAATGCTAACCCCAGAAGAAGAAGCAGCTTTTAACACTGCTCGCAACCGAGTTATTACTGGAGAAATTGAGATTTATCCATAA
- the folK gene encoding 2-amino-4-hydroxy-6-hydroxymethyldihydropteridine diphosphokinase, translating to MIKEGKKVAVALGSNLGESRTIVREAVEMLAQTPGIALKSVSSWYQTAPVGPPQPDYINGCVLLEVQLSPQELLQVLLKVEKNFGRVRRERWGARSLDLDLILYEDLILETPELQIPHPRMRERGFVLVPLAEIAPDWIDPVTNCAIAELTEAVDCSGVRRL from the coding sequence ATGATAAAAGAGGGGAAAAAAGTTGCTGTGGCGCTGGGTAGTAATTTAGGTGAGTCTCGTACAATTGTCAGAGAAGCTGTGGAGATGTTGGCGCAAACTCCTGGTATTGCTTTAAAATCAGTTTCCAGTTGGTATCAAACTGCACCAGTGGGACCGCCACAACCAGATTATATTAATGGCTGTGTGTTGCTCGAGGTGCAGCTAAGTCCCCAAGAATTGTTACAGGTGTTACTGAAAGTGGAAAAAAATTTTGGTAGAGTGCGTCGGGAACGTTGGGGGGCGCGATCGCTCGACCTCGATCTGATCTTATACGAAGATTTGATTCTGGAAACACCAGAGTTGCAAATTCCTCACCCACGGATGAGAGAAAGAGGTTTCGTGTTAGTACCTTTAGCAGAAATTGCTCCCGATTGGATCGATCCAGTAACAAATTGCGCGATCGCTGAACTCACAGAAGCGGTAGACTGTTCTGGTGTCCGTCGTTTATAA
- a CDS encoding cache domain-containing protein, protein MGILSVLSTGGILLYLSFNYHFQQSRKLQKELSQITASQINNYLDDLHGRLSYLARVRGITNYSPQIQQSLLEGLIRHNDAYEFVSILDSKGNPVVAVSPSEQVKYKNLADSSLFTRTFKQQEEYISPVEINPTTGIPMITLAVPIRNLEDRVDGVLFAKINLSFLWFVVSQTEVGKTGHVYVVDEKNFLIAEKGSTQNNFQRQNLSQNPLLGYLKSNKSYQKPHVYRGLKDVKVLGATAPIPSLGWNLVVELPLTEAYAPIHSMVKRTVEALIAVIIAAIAAGFILSQRIVSPFKFFTSAATQISEGNFDTQVNITSPYELSVLATTFNQMTAQVQELFHKVEIERNFAAATLEIAGALVVVLDSQGRIIRFNKACEKTTKYNFQEVQGKCFWQLFLSSETVEAEKFLSGDLQVSSFPKKYESYWLTKDGKQRLIAWSDTVLLNEEGTIEYIISTGIDITEQQEAEKALRESEERLQAILDNSPEVIYIKDIEGRYLLINRQFEHLFDLINEKIKGKNDYDIHPEEVANKLRENDRIVIKTGIPMQWEETVKVNDTFQTYISSKFPFYDTSGNVYAICGISTDISDRKQAEEELLQAKEQAENALQNFRQAQNQLIQAEKMSSLGQLVAGVAHEINNPVNFIYGNLTHTENYTNDLLKLVKLYQKYYPNPHPEIANLIEEIDLEFLVEDFLKIIDSIKVGTNRIRKIVLSLRNFSRLDEAEMKEVNIHEGLDNSLLILQSRLKSKPSHPEIKVIKDYSQLPVVECYAGQLNQVFLNILTNAIDALDDYNSQRSQEEINANPSQITIKTELVDSQKVVILIADNGPGMTKAVKERLFNPFFTTKPVGKGTGLGLSISYQIVVEKHSGSLECVSQLGKGTEFWIKIPVRQGIK, encoded by the coding sequence ATGGGCATTTTAAGTGTTTTGTCAACCGGAGGAATACTTCTTTATCTCAGCTTTAACTATCATTTTCAACAGTCACGAAAGTTGCAAAAAGAGCTTTCCCAAATTACTGCTAGCCAGATTAACAATTATTTGGATGACTTGCATGGTAGACTAAGTTATCTAGCTAGAGTTAGAGGAATAACTAACTATTCTCCACAAATTCAGCAAAGTTTACTAGAAGGATTAATTCGTCACAACGATGCTTATGAATTCGTAAGCATTTTAGATAGCAAAGGTAATCCAGTAGTCGCAGTTTCCCCCTCCGAACAGGTAAAATACAAAAATCTTGCTGATTCTTCTTTATTTACGCGTACCTTCAAACAGCAAGAAGAATATATCAGTCCAGTGGAAATTAATCCCACAACTGGTATACCAATGATAACCCTAGCAGTGCCAATCCGCAATCTCGAAGATCGAGTCGATGGCGTATTATTTGCTAAAATTAATCTTAGCTTTCTCTGGTTTGTTGTCTCGCAAACAGAAGTAGGTAAAACAGGTCACGTTTATGTGGTTGATGAAAAAAATTTTTTAATTGCTGAAAAAGGAAGCACGCAAAATAATTTTCAAAGGCAAAACCTTTCCCAAAATCCTTTATTAGGATATCTTAAATCTAATAAATCTTATCAAAAACCTCATGTTTATAGAGGATTAAAAGATGTCAAAGTATTAGGAGCAACAGCACCAATTCCTAGTTTAGGTTGGAATTTAGTTGTTGAACTACCTCTCACCGAAGCTTATGCTCCTATTCACAGTATGGTGAAGAGAACGGTAGAAGCCCTAATTGCTGTAATTATAGCAGCGATCGCGGCGGGATTTATTCTCTCCCAACGGATTGTTTCACCTTTCAAATTTTTTACATCTGCGGCTACGCAAATTAGTGAAGGAAATTTTGATACTCAAGTCAACATTACCAGTCCCTATGAATTGAGTGTTCTAGCAACAACCTTTAATCAAATGACAGCGCAGGTACAGGAACTATTTCATAAAGTAGAAATAGAACGTAATTTTGCAGCAGCAACGTTAGAAATAGCCGGGGCTTTAGTAGTAGTTTTAGATTCTCAAGGACGGATTATTCGCTTCAATAAAGCTTGCGAAAAAACAACCAAATATAATTTTCAAGAAGTTCAAGGTAAATGCTTTTGGCAATTATTTTTGTCTTCCGAAACAGTGGAAGCGGAAAAATTTTTATCGGGGGATTTACAAGTTAGTAGTTTTCCGAAAAAATATGAAAGTTATTGGTTAACTAAGGATGGTAAACAACGTTTAATTGCTTGGTCAGATACGGTACTTCTTAATGAAGAAGGAACTATTGAATATATTATTAGCACCGGAATTGATATTACCGAACAACAAGAAGCAGAAAAAGCATTAAGAGAAAGTGAAGAGCGACTACAAGCTATCCTCGACAACTCTCCGGAAGTAATTTATATTAAAGATATCGAGGGACGTTATTTACTCATAAATCGCCAATTTGAGCATTTATTTGACCTAATTAACGAGAAAATAAAAGGCAAAAATGACTATGATATTCATCCAGAAGAAGTTGCTAATAAATTACGAGAAAACGATCGGATAGTTATCAAAACAGGGATTCCTATGCAATGGGAAGAAACTGTTAAAGTTAATGATACTTTCCAGACTTATATCTCTAGTAAATTTCCTTTTTATGATACAAGCGGAAATGTTTATGCTATTTGTGGAATTTCTACAGATATCAGCGATCGCAAACAAGCAGAAGAGGAATTATTACAAGCAAAAGAGCAAGCAGAAAACGCTTTGCAAAACTTTCGTCAAGCACAAAACCAGTTAATCCAAGCAGAAAAAATGTCTAGTTTAGGTCAACTGGTTGCGGGTGTAGCTCACGAAATAAATAATCCAGTTAACTTTATTTATGGCAATCTTACTCATACAGAAAACTACACCAATGATTTACTAAAACTTGTCAAACTTTATCAAAAATATTATCCTAATCCACATCCAGAGATTGCCAATTTAATAGAAGAAATTGACTTAGAATTTTTAGTTGAAGATTTTCTCAAAATTATTGACTCGATTAAAGTTGGAACCAATCGTATTCGCAAAATTGTACTATCATTGCGTAATTTTTCTCGCCTTGACGAAGCTGAAATGAAAGAAGTTAATATTCACGAAGGACTTGATAATAGTTTATTGATTCTTCAAAGTCGTCTCAAATCTAAGCCCAGTCACCCGGAAATAAAAGTAATCAAAGATTATAGTCAATTACCAGTTGTTGAATGTTATGCTGGTCAGTTAAATCAAGTTTTTTTGAATATTTTAACTAATGCTATCGATGCTTTAGACGATTACAATAGTCAACGTTCTCAGGAAGAGATAAATGCAAATCCCAGTCAGATAACGATTAAAACTGAGTTAGTTGATTCTCAAAAAGTAGTAATTTTAATTGCGGATAATGGTCCGGGAATGACAAAAGCAGTTAAAGAGCGATTATTTAATCCATTTTTTACCACTAAACCCGTGGGGAAAGGAACTGGTTTAGGTTTGTCTATTAGTTATCAAATTGTAGTGGAAAAACATAGTGGTTCATTAGAATGTGTTTCTCAGCTAGGTAAAGGTACGGAGTTTTGGATTAAAATTCCGGTGAGACAAGGAATTAAGTAA